One stretch of Triticum aestivum cultivar Chinese Spring unplaced genomic scaffold, IWGSC CS RefSeq v2.1 scaffold120272, whole genome shotgun sequence DNA includes these proteins:
- the LOC123175694 gene encoding 2-oxoglutarate-dependent dioxygenase 11-like — translation MAASDQNDMSLVRRTVQELAVAVEEPPPQYVVDEMLVADEMPEPIPLIDLSRLTEADEADKLRAVLQTWGLFLATNHGIEESLMDAMMSASMESRDFFMQPYEEKQKYSNLIDGKHFQMKGHGNDKVVTPQDEGLSWNDRLHLRVEPEDERNFAKWPTHPESFRDVLHEYASRTKRTRDLLLQSMAKLLDLDEDYFVNQISNKASGFARFNYYPPCPRPDLVLGRKPHTDGGLLTILFVDQDVGGLQVERGGKLYNVPAKPYTLVNNVADPTRLFGAARKIDSFSYLVSSRKSIWILSYSNNVYMKID, via the exons ATGGCTGCGTCCGACCAGAATGATATGTCGCTGGTGCGGAGAACGGTGCAAGAGCTGGCGGTGGCCGTCGAGGAGCCGCCGCCACAGTACGTGGTTGATGAGATGCTGGTCGCTGATGAGATGCCGGAGCCCATCCCTCTGATCGATCTTAGCCGGCTGACCGAAGCCGACGAGGCCGACAAGCTCCGAGCGGTTCTACAGACCTGGGGCCTCTTCCTG GCGACCAACCATGGAATCGAGGAGTCCCTTATGGATGCCATGATGAGTGCGTCCATGGAATCAAGAGACTTCTTCATGCAACCGTATGAAGAAAAGCAGAAATACAGCAACTTGATAGACGGCAAGCATTTCCAGATGAAAGGCCATGGAAATGACAAAGTAGTGACCCCCCAGGATGAGGGCCTGAGCTGGAACGACCGCTTGCATTTGAGAGTGGAGCCAGAAGATGAGAGGAATTTCGCCAAGTGGCCCACTCACCCGGAATCTTTCAG GGATGTGCTTCATGAGTACGCATCAAGAACAAAGAGAACAAGAGACCTTCTCTTGCAATCAATGGCCAAGCTCCTCGACCTTGATGAGGATTACTTCGTCAACCAAATATCAAACAAGGCTTCTGGGTTTGCTAGATTCAACTACTACCCTCCATGTCCCAGGCCTGACCTAGTTTTGGGCAGGAAGCCTCACACTGATGGTGGTCTCCTTACCATCCTTTTTGTCGACCAAGACGTCGGTGGCTTGCAAGTTGAGAGGGGTGGGAAATTGTACAATGTTCCAGCCAAGCCTTACACATTGGTGAATAATGTAGCAGATCCAACCAGATTGTTTGGTGCTGCT AGAAAAATAGACTCGTTCAGCTATTTGGTGAGCTCAAGAAAATCTATCTGGATTCTTTCATACAGTAACAACGTCTACATGAAGATTGATTGA